The following are from one region of the Nocardia terpenica genome:
- a CDS encoding amidase, whose protein sequence is MTGTRLHAFTDDALGTHDAGALAELVATGAVSAEELAEAAIARARRVDPVLRAVAYDVFDAPRYCADKGAALYGIPTFIKDHSDLVGMPTSQGSRAVPRYAATRDDAYARQALSSGVTVLGKSRLPEFGLNASTEFAEDEPARNPWHTDYSVGGSTGGGAALVAAGVVPIAHATDGGGSIRIPAAAAGLVGLKPTRGRHVVGAIGRTMPLNIVSENVVTRTVRDTAHYLAAIENHWRNPKLPPIGLVLGPARRRLRVALLIDTPIGTVDEPTRAAVERAAALLEDAGHVVEPIAPPVGAGFVDDFLQYWTFLADLLVTTGKSAFGKGFDPRRVDPFTRGLRNRHRARLIRTPGALRRLFATSAIYARAFDRHEVILSPVVAHTTPKLGYLSPTQPFDTTLDRLMGYAGFTPVNNATGTPSVSLPMGRTAEGLPIGVMLSAARGDERTLLESAYTLEAAQPFPSITAE, encoded by the coding sequence ATGACCGGGACACGACTACACGCGTTCACCGACGACGCGCTGGGCACACACGACGCCGGCGCGCTCGCCGAACTGGTGGCGACCGGCGCGGTGAGCGCCGAGGAACTGGCCGAGGCGGCGATAGCGCGGGCGCGGCGGGTGGACCCCGTGCTGCGGGCCGTCGCCTACGACGTCTTCGACGCCCCCCGCTATTGCGCGGACAAAGGCGCTGCCCTGTACGGAATTCCGACCTTCATCAAGGATCACAGCGACCTGGTCGGGATGCCGACCTCGCAGGGCAGCCGCGCGGTGCCGCGCTATGCCGCCACGCGGGACGACGCCTACGCCCGGCAGGCGCTGAGCAGCGGGGTGACCGTGCTGGGCAAGTCCCGGCTGCCGGAGTTCGGGCTCAATGCCAGCACCGAGTTCGCCGAGGACGAGCCCGCCCGCAACCCCTGGCACACCGACTATTCCGTGGGCGGCTCCACCGGCGGCGGCGCGGCGTTGGTGGCGGCCGGGGTGGTGCCGATCGCGCACGCCACCGACGGCGGCGGCTCGATCCGCATTCCCGCCGCGGCCGCCGGGCTGGTCGGGCTCAAACCGACCCGGGGACGCCACGTCGTCGGCGCGATCGGGCGGACCATGCCGCTGAACATCGTGTCGGAGAACGTGGTGACCCGCACCGTGCGCGATACCGCGCACTATCTGGCGGCCATCGAAAACCACTGGCGCAACCCGAAACTGCCGCCGATCGGCCTGGTGCTCGGGCCCGCCCGGCGGCGGCTGCGCGTCGCGCTGCTGATCGATACGCCGATCGGGACGGTCGACGAGCCCACGCGCGCGGCCGTCGAGCGGGCGGCCGCGCTGCTGGAGGACGCCGGGCACGTGGTGGAGCCCATCGCGCCGCCGGTCGGCGCGGGGTTCGTCGACGACTTCCTGCAGTACTGGACGTTTCTCGCGGACCTGCTCGTCACCACCGGAAAGTCGGCCTTCGGCAAGGGATTCGATCCGCGGCGGGTCGACCCGTTCACCCGGGGCCTGCGAAACCGGCACCGCGCCCGATTGATTCGCACGCCGGGGGCGCTGCGGCGGCTGTTCGCGACGTCGGCGATCTACGCCCGCGCCTTCGACCGGCACGAGGTGATTCTCTCGCCGGTGGTTGCCCACACCACGCCGAAACTGGGATATCTCTCGCCCACACAGCCTTTCGACACCACGCTGGACCGGCTCATGGGGTATGCGGGATTCACGCCGGTGAACAATGCGACCGGGACGCCGTCGGTATCGCTGCCGATGGGCCGCACCGCCGAGGGCCTGCCGATCGGTGTGATGCTGTCGGCCGCTCGCGGTGACGAGCGCACGCTGCTCGAATCGGCCTACACCCTCGAGGCCGCGCAGCCGTTCCCGTCGATCACCGCGGAGTAG
- a CDS encoding ArsR/SmtB family transcription factor: protein MYAHDSSAQWSELPPVELVEAASTALRMLADPTRLRLLWLLSGEELDVGTVAERVALARPAVSQHLAKLELAGLVARRRDGRRMRYRTRGGHVRRLLVEALNAAEHHVRDLPEHD from the coding sequence ATGTACGCACATGATAGTAGTGCGCAGTGGTCGGAGCTGCCGCCGGTCGAACTGGTCGAGGCCGCGTCGACCGCGCTGCGGATGCTGGCCGATCCCACCCGGCTGCGGCTGCTGTGGCTGCTCAGCGGCGAGGAACTGGATGTGGGCACGGTCGCCGAGCGGGTCGCGCTGGCCCGGCCCGCGGTGTCCCAGCACCTGGCGAAGCTGGAGCTCGCCGGGTTGGTGGCCCGCCGCCGCGACGGCCGCCGCATGCGCTACCGCACCCGCGGCGGTCACGTGCGGCGGCTGCTGGTGGAGGCGCTCAATGCCGCCGAGCATCACGTGCGCGATCTGCCCGAGCACGACTGA
- a CDS encoding ABC transporter ATP-binding protein yields MDRPDAPPPDLRQGGAVHSIVLDRVAVSHGTGPVLVDVDAVFPSGRCTAVVGPSGAGKTTLLRLLNRLGEPDSGRILLDDVPIADLDVLELRRRVGLVPQRPVLVADTVAEEVRVGRPGLGVEQVTALLARAGLPDTFLHRRCGELSGGEAQRVCLARGLAVEPEILLLDEPTSALDEESAAAIVALIRAHTAAGGGVVLVSHDSGFVGAAADDILLMERGRLSRLGASDDREQSSNERKSQ; encoded by the coding sequence ATGGACCGTCCTGATGCGCCGCCGCCCGATCTGCGGCAGGGTGGGGCCGTGCACAGCATCGTTCTGGACCGGGTCGCGGTGAGTCACGGCACGGGTCCGGTACTCGTCGACGTGGACGCCGTCTTCCCGAGCGGCCGCTGCACGGCCGTGGTGGGGCCCAGCGGGGCCGGGAAGACCACGCTGCTGCGGCTGCTGAATCGGTTGGGAGAGCCCGATTCCGGCCGGATTCTGCTCGACGACGTGCCGATCGCCGACCTCGACGTGCTGGAGTTGCGTCGCCGGGTCGGGCTGGTGCCGCAGCGGCCGGTGCTGGTGGCCGACACCGTCGCCGAGGAGGTCCGGGTGGGCCGCCCCGGGCTCGGCGTGGAGCAGGTCACCGCGCTGCTGGCCCGCGCCGGACTGCCGGACACCTTCCTGCATCGCCGCTGCGGCGAGCTGTCCGGCGGTGAGGCACAACGGGTTTGCCTCGCCCGCGGGCTCGCGGTGGAACCGGAGATCCTGCTGCTGGACGAGCCGACCTCCGCCCTGGACGAGGAGTCGGCGGCGGCGATCGTCGCCCTGATCCGTGCCCACACCGCGGCAGGCGGCGGCGTCGTACTGGTCAGCCACGACAGCGGTTTCGTGGGCGCGGCGGCCGACGACATTCTGCTGATGGAGCGCGGCAGGCTGTCGCGCCTGGGCGCCTCCGACGACCGCGAGCAGTCCTCGAACGAACGGAAGTCGCAATGA
- a CDS encoding metal ABC transporter permease: MNALSTMLSHQFIVHALIAGTAVAVLCGLAGYFVVLRGEVFAGDALGHVAYTGAMAALAAGINPWLGLFAATVVAGFALGFGGGGGSDDVAIGSFFSWVLGLGVLFLTFYTTHRSTANGSANVNVLFGSIFGIGAAGAWTAALVCAGAVIVLVIVSRPLLFATIDPAVARAVGVPVRMVGAVFLAVVGVTVAEATQIVGAVVVLGLLAAPAATAARLTARPWAAFWLSAGLAVAAVWAGIVLSYAIPKAPASFTIMAVAAGGYLLAALLTRFRRNRIRTHAGSEAVHA, translated from the coding sequence GTGAATGCGTTGTCCACCATGCTGTCTCACCAGTTCATCGTGCACGCCCTGATCGCCGGGACGGCCGTCGCCGTATTGTGCGGCCTGGCCGGATATTTCGTGGTGCTGCGCGGGGAGGTGTTCGCCGGTGATGCGCTGGGGCACGTCGCGTATACCGGTGCCATGGCCGCCCTCGCCGCCGGAATCAACCCGTGGCTCGGCCTTTTCGCCGCGACGGTGGTCGCCGGGTTCGCGCTCGGGTTCGGCGGGGGTGGCGGCTCCGACGATGTGGCGATCGGATCGTTCTTCTCCTGGGTCCTCGGGCTCGGCGTGCTGTTTCTGACCTTCTACACCACCCATCGCAGCACCGCGAACGGCAGCGCCAACGTGAACGTGTTGTTCGGCAGCATCTTCGGGATCGGTGCCGCCGGGGCGTGGACGGCCGCGCTGGTGTGCGCGGGCGCGGTGATCGTGCTGGTGATCGTGTCGCGGCCGCTGTTGTTCGCCACCATCGATCCCGCGGTCGCCCGGGCGGTGGGCGTGCCGGTCCGGATGGTGGGCGCGGTGTTCCTGGCCGTCGTCGGCGTCACCGTCGCCGAGGCCACCCAGATCGTCGGCGCCGTCGTGGTGCTGGGGCTGCTCGCCGCCCCGGCCGCCACCGCCGCCCGGCTCACCGCACGGCCGTGGGCCGCGTTCTGGCTGTCCGCCGGGCTGGCGGTCGCCGCGGTGTGGGCGGGCATCGTGCTGTCCTACGCCATCCCCAAGGCCCCGGCCAGTTTCACCATCATGGCCGTCGCCGCGGGCGGCTATCTGCTCGCCGCCCTGCTGACCCGCTTCCGCCGCAATCGAATTCGCACCCATGCCGGATCCGAAGCAGTCCACGCCTGA
- a CDS encoding serine/threonine-protein kinase has protein sequence MAHIHPLSTQRDLIRGFAAELGAAGFADAVEIGSGGFGVVYRCAQPALDRIVAVKVLTADLDSENTERFVREQLAMGKLCGHPNIVSVFEIGSTPTGRPYIVMQHHPHGSLEARVHNFGPLGWQDTLHIGVKIAGALETAHRRGMLHRDVKPGNILLDEYGEPQLTDFGIARLTGGFVTTAGTVAGSPAFTAPEVLQGHPPDPTADVYGLAATLFCAATGHAVFERRSGEQLVAQFLRITKLPTPDLGGAGLPEDMTTAIERAMSRDRRDRPTSAAEFGQALREIQVRHGLAPTELPVPHPVSEPVIAHSAPTPGGPERRSTADLLATQPTRTPPVPATRFRPPPPTPTLVDRVRLLDTLRRGRERRLAVLHGPTGFGKSTVAAQWFRELTAEGVAVAWLTVDDDDNTVIWFLSHLIEAVRVVRPALARELGAVLEEHGDEAERYVLTSLINDIDRRGEELVVIIDDWHRIGSDATVAALRYLVESCSPAVHVVVTSRSRTGLPMSSMRARDELVEIDATALRFDAEEAHTFLVGRTGLPLDDDDVAELTESTEGWIAALQLAALTLRESESPEELIGQLTGRHHVIGEFLAENVLATLEPELLDFLLATSITERLCGDLASALAGVADGQAVLERIERRDLFLRRLDDEHWFRYQHLFAEFLRQRLEREQPERIAGLHRTAARWFADHHDVSEAVDHALRAGDDAHAVEVVERDGMSLLEHGQAATLLGLVGKLPAPVVESRPRLQLTLAWADILLNRIERGGRALRLAESLLRAETADTTILRVEAAAARGVVSLRADVLAGIDDLLAPCFAHADELPPYVVGIAANVAVYAAAYRYDMAEALRRYEWAAPYLRRNTGSYNEINALCFLGIAANLRMDVPQAEQYFRKALKLAKHSGFSHSYAGRLAGALLGELLYERGEVAAAERLLDAGYTLGPEAGIVDFKLARYVVGARIKALRGDRSAAVRRLNEGARVARAMSLPRLRIEIENERLRLGLPPHPEYGPLPVLDYADRRIPLDAADEFTVLSEEFTAIRLLLAEHRPERTALACTWAQEWVDLLEMVDRPRELLEARRLFIACLTAAGRTAQAKAVAAGVAARCAEFGLVRYLLDGGPDVVRTLAALRADRLSGRWRPEWPDVPEDFLAALVEADAVRAV, from the coding sequence GTGGCGCACATCCATCCACTGTCCACGCAACGCGACCTGATCAGGGGGTTCGCGGCAGAACTCGGCGCTGCCGGATTCGCCGACGCCGTCGAGATCGGGAGCGGGGGCTTCGGAGTCGTATACCGCTGTGCCCAGCCCGCTCTCGACCGTATCGTTGCCGTCAAGGTGCTCACCGCGGACCTGGATTCGGAGAACACGGAGCGCTTCGTCCGCGAGCAGCTGGCGATGGGCAAGCTGTGCGGTCACCCGAACATCGTGAGCGTCTTCGAGATCGGGTCCACGCCCACCGGGCGGCCGTACATCGTCATGCAGCACCACCCGCACGGCTCGCTGGAGGCGCGGGTGCACAACTTCGGGCCCCTCGGCTGGCAGGACACGCTGCACATCGGTGTCAAGATCGCCGGGGCGCTGGAGACCGCGCACCGCCGCGGCATGCTGCACCGGGATGTGAAGCCCGGCAACATCCTGCTCGACGAGTACGGTGAGCCGCAGCTGACCGACTTCGGAATCGCCCGCCTGACAGGCGGTTTCGTCACCACCGCCGGGACCGTCGCCGGCTCCCCGGCCTTCACCGCGCCCGAGGTGCTCCAAGGCCACCCCCCGGACCCGACCGCCGACGTCTACGGTCTCGCCGCCACGCTGTTCTGCGCGGCCACCGGCCACGCGGTCTTCGAGCGCCGCAGCGGCGAACAACTGGTGGCGCAGTTCCTGCGCATCACCAAGCTGCCCACCCCGGACCTGGGCGGGGCCGGGCTCCCGGAGGACATGACGACCGCGATCGAGCGGGCCATGTCGCGCGACCGGCGCGACCGGCCGACCTCGGCGGCGGAATTCGGACAGGCGCTGCGCGAGATCCAGGTTCGGCACGGCCTGGCGCCCACCGAGCTCCCCGTCCCGCATCCGGTGTCCGAACCGGTCATCGCGCACTCGGCGCCCACCCCCGGCGGGCCGGAGCGCCGCTCGACGGCCGATCTGCTCGCGACCCAGCCGACCCGCACCCCGCCCGTGCCCGCCACCCGATTCCGGCCGCCGCCCCCGACTCCGACGCTGGTCGATCGCGTCCGGCTGCTCGACACGCTGCGCCGCGGTCGCGAGCGCCGACTCGCTGTCCTGCACGGCCCCACCGGATTCGGCAAGAGCACCGTGGCGGCGCAGTGGTTTCGCGAGCTCACCGCCGAGGGAGTCGCGGTGGCGTGGCTGACCGTGGACGACGACGACAACACCGTGATCTGGTTCCTGTCGCACCTGATCGAGGCGGTGCGCGTGGTACGCCCGGCGCTGGCGCGCGAGCTCGGCGCGGTACTCGAGGAGCACGGCGACGAGGCCGAACGGTACGTGCTGACCTCGCTGATCAACGATATCGACCGGCGCGGTGAGGAATTGGTGGTGATCATCGACGACTGGCACCGGATCGGCTCCGACGCGACCGTCGCCGCGCTGCGCTACCTGGTCGAGAGCTGCAGTCCCGCAGTGCATGTGGTGGTCACCAGCCGCAGTCGCACCGGGCTGCCGATGAGTTCGATGCGGGCGCGCGACGAGCTGGTCGAGATCGACGCCACGGCACTGCGTTTCGACGCCGAGGAGGCGCACACCTTCCTGGTGGGCCGGACCGGGCTGCCGCTGGACGACGACGATGTCGCCGAGCTCACCGAATCCACCGAGGGCTGGATCGCCGCGCTGCAACTGGCCGCACTGACCCTGCGCGAGAGCGAGAGTCCGGAGGAGCTGATCGGCCAGCTCACCGGGCGCCATCACGTGATCGGCGAGTTCCTGGCCGAAAACGTGCTCGCCACACTGGAACCGGAGCTGCTGGACTTCCTGCTCGCCACCTCGATCACCGAACGCCTCTGCGGCGACCTGGCTTCCGCGCTGGCCGGGGTCGCGGACGGACAGGCCGTGCTGGAGCGGATCGAGCGGCGCGATCTGTTCCTGCGCCGCCTCGACGATGAGCACTGGTTCCGCTACCAGCACCTGTTCGCGGAGTTCCTGCGGCAGCGGCTCGAGCGCGAACAGCCCGAACGCATTGCCGGACTGCACCGTACGGCCGCGCGCTGGTTCGCCGACCATCACGATGTGAGCGAGGCGGTCGACCACGCGCTGCGCGCCGGGGACGACGCGCACGCCGTCGAGGTCGTCGAGCGCGACGGCATGTCGCTGCTGGAACACGGGCAGGCGGCGACCCTGCTCGGCCTGGTCGGCAAGCTGCCGGCGCCGGTCGTGGAGTCCCGCCCGCGGCTGCAACTGACGCTGGCCTGGGCCGACATCCTGCTCAATCGGATCGAACGGGGCGGGCGCGCACTGCGATTGGCCGAATCGCTGCTGCGGGCCGAGACCGCGGACACCACCATCCTGCGCGTGGAGGCGGCCGCGGCCCGGGGTGTGGTGAGCCTGCGCGCGGACGTGCTGGCGGGCATCGACGATCTGCTCGCGCCCTGTTTCGCGCACGCCGACGAACTGCCGCCCTACGTGGTGGGCATCGCGGCGAATGTCGCCGTCTACGCCGCCGCCTACCGCTACGACATGGCCGAGGCGCTGCGCCGATACGAGTGGGCCGCGCCGTATCTGCGGCGAAACACCGGCTCCTACAACGAGATCAACGCGCTGTGCTTCCTGGGCATCGCGGCGAACCTGCGGATGGATGTCCCGCAGGCCGAGCAGTACTTTCGCAAGGCGCTGAAACTGGCCAAGCACTCCGGGTTTTCGCACTCCTACGCCGGGCGGCTGGCCGGGGCGCTGCTCGGGGAACTGCTGTACGAGCGCGGGGAGGTCGCCGCGGCCGAACGACTGCTGGACGCCGGGTACACGCTGGGCCCGGAGGCCGGGATCGTCGATTTCAAGCTGGCCCGGTATGTGGTCGGGGCGCGCATCAAGGCGCTGCGCGGCGACCGATCGGCGGCGGTGCGCAGGCTGAACGAGGGCGCCCGGGTGGCGCGGGCGATGTCGTTGCCGCGCTTGCGGATCGAGATCGAGAACGAGCGGTTGCGGCTGGGCCTGCCGCCGCATCCGGAGTACGGGCCGCTGCCGGTGCTCGATTACGCCGATCGCCGCATTCCCCTGGACGCCGCCGACGAATTCACGGTGCTGTCCGAGGAATTCACCGCCATCCGCCTGCTGCTGGCCGAACACCGACCGGAACGGACCGCCCTGGCCTGCACGTGGGCGCAGGAGTGGGTCGACCTGCTCGAAATGGTGGACCGGCCGCGCGAACTGCTCGAGGCCCGCCGCCTGTTCATCGCCTGCCTGACCGCCGCCGGGCGGACCGCGCAGGCGAAGGCCGTCGCCGCCGGGGTCGCCGCGCGGTGCGCCGAATTCGGTTTGGTCCGTTACCTTCTCGACGGCGGTCCGGATGTGGTGCGGACCCTGGCCGCGCTGCGTGCCGATCGGTTGTCGGGTCGATGGCGGCCCGAATGGCCGGATGTTCCCGAGGATTTCCTGGCCGCGCTCGTCGAGGCCGACGCGGTCCGGGCGGTCTGA
- a CDS encoding ABC transporter permease — protein sequence MTQGLSVPDWSGVAASLVLVAVAALIAYRQHLHLTRELVIAAARAGVQLVAVGAVLLVLFRHTGLPGALGWVVLMIVIAGQVAGRRGAGLPHAIRAATIGVAFGSVLTLGGLMLLGVISAQSRVVVPVGGMIVSGAMQATGVALRRLREDAREARPAVEARLCLGLPASQAFLPYRRSALRTALLPSIDATKVVGLISLPGAMTGLILAGVDPLTAIRYQIVVMYMLLAAAALAALASARVAERYLFDDAQRLVVLPV from the coding sequence ATGACGCAAGGTCTTTCGGTGCCCGACTGGAGCGGGGTGGCGGCCTCGCTGGTGCTCGTGGCGGTCGCGGCCCTGATCGCCTACCGCCAGCACCTGCACCTGACCCGGGAACTGGTGATCGCGGCCGCGCGGGCCGGGGTCCAGCTGGTCGCCGTCGGCGCGGTGCTGCTGGTCCTGTTCCGCCACACCGGATTACCGGGCGCGCTGGGCTGGGTGGTGCTGATGATCGTCATCGCCGGTCAGGTGGCCGGGCGGCGCGGAGCCGGTCTGCCGCACGCGATTCGGGCCGCCACCATCGGCGTCGCCTTCGGCTCGGTGCTCACCCTGGGCGGGCTCATGCTGCTCGGCGTCATCTCCGCCCAGTCCCGGGTGGTGGTGCCGGTCGGCGGCATGATCGTCTCCGGCGCCATGCAGGCCACCGGAGTCGCGTTGCGGCGCCTGCGCGAAGACGCCCGCGAGGCCCGGCCCGCGGTGGAGGCGCGGCTGTGCCTCGGGCTCCCGGCGAGCCAGGCCTTCCTGCCGTATCGGCGGTCGGCGCTGCGCACCGCACTGCTGCCCTCGATCGACGCCACCAAGGTGGTGGGCCTGATCAGCCTGCCCGGCGCGATGACCGGTCTGATCCTGGCCGGGGTCGACCCCCTCACCGCCATCCGCTACCAGATCGTCGTGATGTACATGCTGCTCGCCGCCGCCGCGCTCGCTGCCCTGGCCTCCGCCCGGGTCGCCGAACGCTACCTGTTCGACGACGCGCAGCGGCTGGTTGTGCTGCCGGTCTGA
- a CDS encoding MFS transporter, with translation MCVHKHQLCARPETKEPPVSLFGNRDYRHLFTAQLSALFGTGLTTVALGLLSYRLAGADAGAVLGTALTVKMVAYVTVAPLAAAHAGRVPRRLMMVTLDVVRAAVVLALPFVDQVWQIYVLIAVLQSASAAFTPTFQAVLPDILPGERDYTAALSASQLAATMESLLSPMLAALLLGVVGFGWLFVGTSIGFLASAALVVTTRIPNATRTVRTRARDRTLAGLRIFRATPRLRGVLGVNLVVAAAGSVVMVNTVNYVRDRLGGSQADVAVLLAANGFGTMVVALALPRILGRVGERPILLSGAGTLLVGLAAAITLSHFTIGDRQWAAALAVWAIIGIGTGLALTPIGRVLRRSAQPSDRPALFAAQFSLSHLCWLIAYPIAGWLATAMGFTAAWVVLAALGLAGFATAVRCWPGRDPEILEHVHRGAVDPAHVRDAVSVGTGYRHAHAYVIDGDHRHWPAMV, from the coding sequence ATGTGCGTACATAAGCACCAATTATGCGCTCGCCCCGAGACGAAGGAGCCTCCGGTGTCCCTGTTCGGCAACCGCGACTACCGGCACTTGTTCACGGCGCAGCTGTCGGCCCTGTTCGGGACCGGGCTGACCACGGTCGCGCTGGGGCTGCTGTCCTATCGGCTGGCCGGTGCCGACGCGGGCGCGGTGCTCGGTACGGCCCTGACGGTCAAGATGGTCGCGTACGTGACCGTCGCGCCGCTGGCGGCCGCGCACGCGGGCCGGGTGCCGCGCCGGTTGATGATGGTGACGCTGGATGTCGTACGGGCCGCGGTGGTGCTGGCGCTGCCGTTCGTCGATCAGGTGTGGCAGATCTATGTGCTGATCGCGGTGTTGCAGTCGGCCTCGGCGGCGTTCACGCCCACCTTCCAGGCCGTCCTGCCCGACATTCTGCCCGGCGAGCGCGACTACACCGCGGCGCTGTCGGCCTCGCAGCTGGCGGCCACCATGGAGAGCCTGCTCAGCCCGATGCTGGCCGCGCTGCTGCTCGGCGTCGTCGGCTTCGGCTGGCTGTTCGTCGGCACCTCGATCGGCTTCCTGGCCTCCGCGGCGCTGGTGGTGACGACGCGAATTCCCAACGCCACCCGCACCGTTCGCACCCGCGCCCGGGACCGCACGCTCGCCGGGCTGCGGATCTTCCGGGCCACGCCGCGGCTGCGCGGGGTGCTGGGCGTGAATCTGGTGGTGGCCGCGGCCGGTTCGGTGGTCATGGTCAATACCGTGAACTACGTGCGCGATCGGCTCGGCGGGTCGCAGGCGGATGTGGCGGTGCTGTTGGCCGCCAATGGTTTCGGGACCATGGTGGTGGCGCTGGCGCTGCCCCGGATACTCGGCCGGGTCGGCGAGCGGCCGATACTGCTGTCCGGTGCGGGCACGCTCCTCGTCGGCCTGGCGGCCGCGATCACCCTGTCGCACTTCACGATCGGCGATCGGCAGTGGGCGGCTGCGCTGGCGGTGTGGGCGATCATCGGGATCGGTACCGGCCTCGCGCTCACCCCGATCGGCCGGGTGCTGCGCCGATCCGCGCAACCCTCGGACCGCCCCGCCCTGTTCGCCGCCCAGTTCTCGCTATCGCACCTGTGCTGGCTGATCGCCTACCCCATCGCCGGATGGCTGGCCACCGCAATGGGATTCACCGCCGCCTGGGTCGTCCTCGCCGCCCTGGGCCTGGCCGGATTCGCGACCGCAGTACGCTGCTGGCCCGGCCGCGATCCGGAAATCCTGGAGCATGTGCACCGCGGGGCGGTCGATCCCGCACACGTTCGCGATGCGGTGAGTGTGGGGACCGGTTACCGGCATGCCCACGCCTACGTGATCGATGGTGACCACAGGCATTGGCCCGCAATGGTTTAG
- a CDS encoding type II toxin-antitoxin system Rv0910 family toxin, protein MAKLKVSVDVPISPDRAWSHASNLRELDRWLIMHEAWRGEVPADLTVGTELVGVASVKGLRNRVRWTVRTAEPPKRLVLSGSGKGGTKFGLELLVAAKGPGAEVTVDIDLGGRPLFGPIGAGVARALRGDIDRSLHRFVELYS, encoded by the coding sequence GTGGCGAAACTGAAGGTCTCCGTCGACGTGCCGATCTCCCCCGATCGGGCATGGTCGCACGCATCGAATCTGCGTGAGCTGGACCGCTGGCTGATCATGCACGAGGCGTGGCGGGGTGAGGTTCCGGCGGACCTCACGGTCGGGACCGAACTGGTCGGCGTCGCCTCGGTGAAGGGCCTGCGCAATCGGGTGCGCTGGACGGTGCGCACCGCCGAGCCACCGAAACGACTGGTGCTCAGCGGATCCGGCAAGGGCGGCACCAAGTTCGGCCTGGAACTGCTGGTCGCGGCCAAGGGTCCCGGCGCGGAGGTCACCGTCGATATCGACCTCGGTGGGCGGCCGCTGTTCGGACCCATCGGCGCGGGTGTCGCGCGGGCGCTCAGGGGGGATATCGACCGGTCGCTGCATCGGTTCGTCGAGCTCTATTCCTGA